In the genome of Kitasatospora cathayae, one region contains:
- a CDS encoding endo alpha-1,4 polygalactosaminidase: MARASAVAAASTAGSISDSDPGQKQVDPPSAGATFDYQIGKAYPAPDGVRVVSRDSGASPQPGLYNVCYINAFQSQPGAEGWWQSNHPDLLLRDADGGLVIDKEWNEPLLDISTDGKRAELAEIEYGWIDGCAGKGFQAVEPDNLDSYGRSSGLLDPSHAVAFATLLAQRSHADGLAIGQKNTAELLDRRQEIGFDFAVSEQCGATGECGQYASAYGGRVLDIEYGETSFAKACDGWRSTMSVVRRDRDLTAPGDSKYVYRQCS; the protein is encoded by the coding sequence ATGGCTCGCGCCTCCGCGGTGGCGGCTGCCTCGACCGCCGGTTCGATCTCCGATTCGGATCCCGGCCAGAAGCAGGTGGACCCGCCTTCGGCGGGCGCGACGTTCGACTACCAGATCGGAAAGGCCTATCCGGCCCCCGATGGCGTCCGCGTGGTCTCCCGGGACAGCGGCGCGAGCCCCCAGCCCGGGCTCTACAACGTCTGCTACATCAACGCGTTCCAGTCCCAGCCCGGCGCCGAAGGCTGGTGGCAGAGCAATCACCCCGACCTTCTGCTGCGCGATGCCGACGGCGGATTGGTCATCGACAAGGAGTGGAACGAGCCGCTGCTGGACATCTCCACCGACGGCAAGCGCGCCGAGCTCGCGGAGATCGAGTACGGCTGGATCGACGGCTGTGCCGGCAAGGGATTCCAAGCGGTCGAGCCCGACAACCTCGACTCGTACGGACGATCGAGCGGCTTGCTCGACCCGTCGCACGCCGTCGCCTTCGCGACACTCCTCGCCCAGCGCTCCCACGCCGACGGCCTGGCGATCGGTCAGAAGAACACCGCGGAACTCCTCGACCGCCGTCAGGAGATCGGCTTCGACTTCGCCGTGTCCGAGCAGTGCGGCGCCACCGGGGAGTGCGGTCAGTACGCTTCGGCGTACGGCGGCCGGGTCCTGGACATCGAGTACGGCGAAACCTCCTTCGCCAAGGCGTGCGACGGCTGGAGGTCGACGATGTCCGTGGTTCGGCGCGATCGCGACCTCACCGCCCCCGGCGACTCGAAGTACGTTTACCGGCAGTGCTCGTGA
- a CDS encoding beta-1,3-glucanase family protein — MLSRRTFLAASAAALTTPAWLSGLASPTAAAVPLPITLRNNSASNAAVYAYISGTDAGGWPGFVGPDGVFNRLPSPSSPLTPAPDHSIALGPSGSSTTLTLAEYVIGGRVWFSVDQKIQFFVNPPSGSGAPDLVQPGFTSSDPNWLTDWTFCEFTYDSANLYANISYVDLVASPISLQTTGSAGLQTVSPLPAGALTSIASGLIAQHASDGAPWDTLVATGSSGAVLRVMSPMHSTADFGGYWTPYLDQVWSRFASTPLTINTRSLGTFTATVSGGVLTFSGLEDNGVAFTMPSAADIFSCNGGPLYNSGGDARSAVAARLGAALNRSTLLLAGGENQPDGVTASQYYTDAITNHYARLVHQYASIGYAFPYDDVGPTGSAPVDGHVQDPAPTSWTISLDTTVTGSGAAAATRATGSQTRSLPPLLPQRTDG; from the coding sequence ATGCTCTCACGACGCACCTTCCTCGCCGCCTCCGCAGCCGCGCTCACCACCCCGGCCTGGCTGTCCGGGCTCGCCTCGCCGACCGCTGCCGCCGTGCCCCTGCCGATCACGCTGCGGAACAACTCCGCTTCCAACGCCGCCGTCTACGCCTACATCTCCGGTACGGACGCCGGTGGGTGGCCCGGCTTCGTTGGACCGGACGGAGTCTTCAACCGGCTGCCGAGTCCTTCATCGCCCCTCACACCCGCGCCTGACCACTCCATCGCGCTGGGCCCATCCGGCAGTTCCACCACGCTTACCCTGGCCGAATACGTGATCGGCGGCCGCGTCTGGTTCTCGGTCGATCAGAAGATCCAGTTCTTCGTCAATCCGCCGAGCGGTAGCGGGGCGCCCGACCTGGTCCAGCCCGGGTTCACCAGCTCCGACCCCAACTGGCTGACCGACTGGACCTTCTGCGAGTTCACCTACGACAGCGCGAACCTCTACGCCAACATCAGCTACGTCGACCTCGTCGCCTCCCCCATCTCCCTGCAGACGACCGGCAGCGCCGGTCTGCAGACCGTCAGCCCGCTCCCCGCCGGCGCCCTGACCTCCATCGCTTCCGGGCTCATCGCCCAGCACGCGAGCGACGGCGCACCCTGGGACACCCTCGTAGCCACCGGCAGCAGCGGCGCGGTGCTCCGGGTCATGTCCCCCATGCACTCCACCGCCGACTTCGGCGGGTACTGGACCCCCTACCTCGACCAGGTGTGGAGCCGCTTCGCAAGCACACCACTGACGATCAACACCCGGTCCCTCGGCACGTTCACCGCAACGGTCTCGGGAGGCGTTCTGACCTTCTCAGGCCTGGAGGACAATGGCGTGGCCTTCACGATGCCGAGCGCCGCCGACATCTTCAGCTGCAACGGCGGACCGCTGTACAACTCCGGTGGCGACGCCCGCTCCGCCGTGGCCGCCCGCCTGGGCGCCGCGCTGAACCGAAGCACCCTGCTACTCGCCGGAGGCGAGAACCAGCCCGACGGCGTTACGGCCTCGCAGTACTACACGGATGCGATCACCAACCACTACGCCCGGCTCGTCCACCAGTACGCGTCCATCGGCTACGCCTTCCCGTACGACGACGTCGGCCCCACCGGGAGCGCGCCCGTCGACGGACACGTGCAAGACCCCGCGCCGACCTCCTGGACGATCTCCCTCGACACCACCGTCACGGGCTCCGGCGCCGCCGCGGCGACCCGGGCGACCGGGTCGCAGACGCGCTCGCTCCCGCCGCTGCTGCCGCAGCGCACGGACGGCTGA
- a CDS encoding helix-turn-helix domain-containing protein — MLVTRPTETAVCPSGALDTTEPGGAQLGFDLVRGSWEARVGEAYPAPAVTPGVVGDFRISVRAVEVHDLLLADVRGESLPGTNGGIPGDRDDRVLMHVVRHRPRSSSRRHGEVVVRAGRFILRRNGPPTFEETRRMSAKVLIAPASVLGPLIRERPVTGSAALPEARLLLAHMSLVAETFAGLTPVGAQAAHDTLVELAKGVLRGRADSTEPKLALVLAQAAKELADRRLADPELSPSMLARELNVSVRTLHRAFAETGDGIAAYVRRSRLEQAQHQLTDPASQSSVSEIAARWHFADSSHFIRAFKRQYGRTPGEFARAAGGQDRGTENNSSA; from the coding sequence GTGCTCGTGACGCGGCCAACGGAAACGGCGGTGTGCCCGTCCGGTGCCTTAGACACCACGGAGCCAGGCGGCGCGCAGCTCGGTTTCGACCTCGTCCGCGGCAGCTGGGAAGCACGGGTGGGCGAGGCGTATCCCGCACCCGCCGTCACGCCCGGGGTAGTGGGCGACTTCCGGATCAGCGTGCGCGCCGTCGAGGTTCACGACCTGCTGCTCGCCGATGTCCGCGGCGAATCGCTCCCCGGCACCAACGGCGGCATCCCCGGTGATCGCGACGATCGGGTGCTGATGCACGTGGTCCGCCACCGGCCACGGAGTTCCAGCAGGCGTCACGGCGAGGTCGTCGTGCGGGCGGGGCGCTTCATCCTCCGACGAAACGGCCCGCCGACGTTCGAGGAGACGCGGCGCATGTCGGCGAAGGTGCTGATCGCGCCGGCGTCCGTGCTGGGGCCGCTGATCCGCGAGCGACCGGTCACCGGCTCGGCGGCATTGCCCGAGGCGCGCCTCCTCCTGGCCCACATGAGCCTGGTCGCCGAGACCTTCGCGGGTCTCACACCGGTCGGCGCGCAGGCCGCACATGACACTCTGGTCGAGTTGGCCAAGGGAGTGCTGAGAGGGCGGGCCGACAGCACCGAGCCCAAACTGGCCCTCGTACTGGCGCAGGCGGCGAAGGAGTTGGCAGACCGGCGACTCGCGGACCCGGAGCTCTCCCCGTCGATGCTGGCCCGTGAGCTCAACGTTTCCGTACGGACCCTGCACCGGGCCTTCGCGGAAACCGGGGACGGCATCGCCGCGTACGTCCGGCGCAGCCGGCTCGAACAGGCACAACACCAACTGACCGATCCGGCAAGCCAGTCGAGCGTCTCGGAGATCGCCGCCCGCTGGCACTTCGCCGACAGCAGCCATTTCATCCGAGCCTTCAAGCGTCAGTACGGCCGGACACCCGGTGAGTTCGCCCGCGCGGCCGGCGGCCAGGACCGGGGCACGGAGAACAACTCGTCCGCCTGA
- a CDS encoding metal ABC transporter solute-binding protein, Zn/Mn family — protein sequence MRVVPFSKPRRLPRIVLGAAAVAALVATSACSTSSPAKSTSAGSSGTASSKVIQVVAAENFWGSIATQLGGDHVKVTSVITNPDTDPHSYEPTAADGRTVAGADYVISNGIGYDAWSDKLLSANPASGRTTLKVGDLLGKKEGDNPHQWYSADSVTRVIDQITADYKKIDPADAAYFDTQKKTFTTQTLAKYNQLEADIKEKYADTPIGASESIVTPMSESLGLKMLTPETFLDAESEGTDPTAADKAAIDQQISGKQIKIYVYNTQNSNPDVVAQVNAAKAQGIPVAQVTETLAPAGATFQDWQTQELQGIADALKQATGK from the coding sequence ATGCGTGTCGTCCCGTTCAGCAAGCCCCGCCGCCTTCCGAGAATCGTGCTCGGTGCGGCCGCGGTCGCAGCCCTCGTCGCGACCAGCGCGTGCTCCACCAGCTCGCCGGCGAAGAGCACGTCCGCGGGGTCGAGCGGCACCGCGAGCTCGAAGGTGATCCAGGTCGTCGCGGCGGAGAACTTCTGGGGCTCGATCGCCACCCAGCTGGGCGGGGACCACGTGAAGGTGACGAGCGTGATCACCAACCCGGACACCGACCCGCACTCGTACGAGCCGACCGCCGCCGACGGCCGCACGGTCGCGGGCGCGGACTACGTGATCAGCAACGGGATCGGCTACGACGCCTGGTCGGACAAGCTGCTGTCCGCGAACCCGGCCTCCGGTCGCACCACGCTGAAGGTCGGTGACCTGCTGGGCAAGAAGGAGGGTGACAACCCGCACCAGTGGTACTCGGCGGACAGCGTCACCAGGGTGATCGACCAGATCACCGCCGACTACAAGAAGATAGACCCGGCCGACGCGGCCTACTTCGACACCCAGAAGAAGACCTTCACCACCCAGACGCTGGCCAAGTACAACCAGCTCGAAGCCGACATCAAGGAGAAGTACGCGGATACCCCGATCGGCGCGTCCGAGTCGATCGTCACCCCGATGTCCGAGAGCCTGGGCCTGAAGATGCTGACGCCCGAGACGTTCCTGGACGCGGAGAGCGAGGGCACGGACCCGACCGCCGCCGACAAGGCCGCCATCGACCAGCAGATCTCCGGCAAGCAGATCAAGATCTACGTCTACAACACCCAGAACTCCAACCCCGACGTCGTGGCCCAGGTCAACGCCGCGAAGGCGCAGGGCATCCCGGTCGCCCAGGTCACCGAGACCCTCGCCCCGGCGGGTGCCACCTTCCAGGACTGGCAGACGCAGGAGCTGCAGGGCATCGCGGACGCGCTGAAGCAGGCGACGGGCAAGTGA
- a CDS encoding sensor histidine kinase: MTGRTPAVARLHRVRWAMTLLFAATTAACLVVLAAIAVHTDSQSRARGLDDTVSHGADGLARVLYYDDSGVLRLDGIYDDSLADHAMALGVIQAAPGAAPQLRHAQPARTALPEQTRLEELWRTVQQEQETVVVTAPTADGRSYRWAVAPVWDGKILGSAVLVGADPARGEADHARLVEWLAAGCAALVLVAAAVGHLLTGRAMRPALRGLEQQEQFLAEAAHELRTPLATLRLVVEHGTTAEGGAPAALNEAVRLVDRLGRLVTGLLARARAEAGTQEIERTPLRLDQLVEQTVQELPDPAGVTVSAEAVVVEGDPELLAQAVRNLVENALRHGGGTPVEVTVTAGRVAVRDHGPGVPAGEGERVFERRVAGAGSTGTGTGLAIVRWVAELHGGTARLSQASGGGAVAELCLPERTSS, from the coding sequence GTGACCGGGCGTACGCCCGCCGTCGCACGCCTGCACCGCGTCCGGTGGGCGATGACCCTGCTCTTCGCCGCCACGACCGCGGCCTGCCTGGTGGTGCTCGCCGCCATCGCCGTCCACACCGACAGCCAGTCCCGTGCCCGCGGCCTGGACGACACGGTGAGCCACGGCGCCGACGGCCTGGCGCGCGTCCTCTACTACGACGACAGCGGAGTACTGCGCCTCGACGGCATCTACGACGACAGCCTCGCCGATCACGCCATGGCCCTCGGCGTGATCCAGGCCGCCCCGGGCGCGGCTCCGCAGCTGCGCCACGCCCAGCCCGCGCGAACCGCCCTGCCGGAGCAGACCCGGCTGGAGGAGCTCTGGCGGACGGTCCAGCAGGAGCAGGAGACCGTGGTGGTCACCGCCCCCACGGCCGACGGCCGTTCGTACCGCTGGGCCGTGGCCCCGGTCTGGGACGGCAAGATCCTCGGCTCCGCCGTCCTGGTCGGGGCAGACCCCGCGCGCGGCGAGGCGGACCACGCGCGGCTGGTCGAGTGGCTGGCCGCCGGCTGCGCCGCGCTCGTGCTGGTGGCGGCCGCAGTAGGCCACCTGCTGACCGGGCGCGCCATGCGACCCGCCCTGCGCGGACTCGAACAGCAGGAGCAGTTCCTCGCCGAGGCCGCGCACGAACTGCGCACACCGCTGGCCACCCTGCGTCTGGTCGTGGAGCACGGAACCACCGCCGAGGGCGGGGCGCCGGCCGCCCTGAACGAGGCGGTCCGGCTGGTCGACCGGCTGGGGCGCCTGGTCACCGGACTGCTGGCCCGGGCCAGGGCCGAGGCGGGCACCCAGGAGATCGAACGCACCCCACTGCGCCTGGACCAACTCGTCGAGCAAACCGTGCAGGAGCTGCCGGACCCGGCCGGGGTGACGGTCAGCGCCGAGGCGGTCGTCGTCGAGGGGGATCCCGAACTGCTGGCCCAGGCGGTCCGCAACCTCGTCGAGAACGCCCTCCGCCACGGCGGCGGCACTCCGGTCGAGGTCACCGTCACCGCCGGCCGGGTCGCGGTGCGCGACCACGGCCCCGGCGTGCCCGCGGGGGAGGGCGAGCGGGTCTTCGAGCGCAGGGTCGCCGGAGCGGGGAGCACCGGTACCGGCACGGGACTGGCCATCGTGCGCTGGGTGGCCGAACTCCACGGTGGCACCGCCCGTTTGTCGCAGGCTTCCGGCGGCGGGGCCGTGGCCGAGCTGTGCCTGCCGGAGCGGACGAGCAGCTGA
- a CDS encoding winged helix-turn-helix domain-containing protein produces MRVLVIEDDADLAPVVVRGLREAGFAVDLAGDLAEADLKLAVNGYDCVVADRSLPDGDALTLVAALRRAGSSLPVLLLTALDAVADRVAGFEHGADDYLVKPFAFAELNARVRALCRRDQPARLPELRVGELDLDFPRRRVRRAGVLLTLTAKEFAVLEVLMLRAGEVVTRSELIERCWDEHTEPLSNVVDVLIGQLRRRLGPPELIETVRGAGYRLADPADRP; encoded by the coding sequence GTGCGCGTACTGGTGATCGAAGACGATGCGGACCTGGCCCCGGTGGTCGTGCGGGGGCTGCGGGAGGCGGGGTTCGCCGTCGACCTGGCCGGTGATCTGGCCGAGGCCGACCTCAAACTGGCCGTCAACGGCTACGACTGCGTGGTGGCCGACCGCTCCCTGCCGGACGGGGACGCGCTCACGCTGGTCGCTGCCCTGCGCAGGGCGGGCTCCAGCCTTCCGGTGCTCCTGCTCACCGCGCTGGACGCCGTCGCCGACCGGGTGGCCGGCTTCGAGCACGGCGCCGACGACTACCTCGTCAAGCCGTTCGCGTTCGCCGAGCTCAACGCCCGGGTGCGGGCGCTGTGCCGCCGGGACCAGCCCGCGCGGCTGCCCGAGCTGCGGGTCGGCGAGCTGGACCTCGACTTCCCCCGCCGCCGGGTGCGCCGCGCCGGTGTGCTGCTCACCCTGACCGCGAAGGAGTTCGCGGTCCTGGAGGTGCTGATGCTGCGGGCCGGCGAGGTGGTCACCCGCAGCGAGCTCATCGAGCGCTGCTGGGACGAGCACACCGAGCCGCTGTCCAACGTCGTGGACGTCCTCATCGGCCAGCTGCGCCGCCGACTCGGCCCGCCCGAACTCATCGAGACGGTCCGCGGCGCCGGATACCGCCTCGCCGATCCGGCCGATCGCCCGTGA
- a CDS encoding cysteine/serine endopeptidase inhibitor, giving the protein MPRSNRIRLWAGSLLAAGSLTLLTAGPATADVPVDQPVDGTATYYNDAGNGACGTPINASTDLLVAVPAAYWTAANPNSDPLCQGVSVQVTYNGTTITVPVADKCPTCDPAHIDLSAPAFQQLADPNLGVINVTWTFVQNNGS; this is encoded by the coding sequence ATGCCCCGATCGAACCGCATACGTCTGTGGGCCGGCAGCCTGCTCGCCGCCGGATCACTCACCCTCCTCACCGCCGGTCCCGCCACCGCCGACGTCCCCGTCGACCAGCCGGTCGACGGCACCGCGACCTACTACAACGACGCCGGCAACGGAGCCTGCGGCACCCCCATCAACGCCTCCACAGACCTGCTGGTCGCCGTTCCCGCCGCCTACTGGACCGCGGCCAACCCGAACAGCGACCCGCTCTGCCAGGGCGTCTCGGTGCAGGTGACCTACAACGGCACCACCATCACCGTTCCCGTCGCCGACAAGTGCCCCACCTGCGACCCCGCCCACATCGACCTCAGCGCCCCCGCCTTCCAGCAACTCGCCGACCCCAACCTCGGCGTCATCAACGTCACCTGGACCTTCGTTCAGAACAACGGCAGTTGA
- a CDS encoding polysaccharide deacetylase family protein — protein sequence MRIGTSLKRLCTAATVGVVLLAIPTAASAATPDVVTETATGAGSQSFALTIDDGPSPTWTPQVLDVLKAHGVHATFCMIGDHAAAYPDLVQRIAAEGHRLCNHTMHHINLTTQSPDQQRADIQAASDAIHAAVPGANIDYFRAPEGAWTADATQYAAQQGMQPIGWSVDTEDWRTPGVDTIFQNYKRQFSGGGVILMHDGSQENDRSQSVAAMDQILSDLANNNFTDDVPAVR from the coding sequence ATGCGTATCGGCACCTCCCTGAAGCGACTGTGCACCGCCGCCACCGTCGGCGTGGTGCTGCTGGCCATACCCACCGCCGCCTCGGCGGCCACGCCCGACGTGGTCACCGAGACGGCGACCGGCGCGGGCAGCCAGTCCTTCGCCCTCACGATCGACGACGGCCCGAGCCCGACCTGGACGCCCCAGGTGCTCGACGTGCTCAAGGCGCACGGCGTGCACGCGACCTTCTGCATGATCGGCGACCACGCCGCGGCCTACCCGGACCTGGTCCAGCGGATAGCCGCCGAGGGCCACCGTCTGTGCAACCACACCATGCACCACATCAACCTGACCACCCAGAGCCCGGACCAGCAGCGGGCCGACATCCAGGCCGCCTCCGACGCCATCCACGCGGCGGTCCCGGGCGCCAACATCGACTACTTCCGCGCGCCGGAGGGCGCCTGGACCGCCGATGCGACCCAGTACGCCGCCCAGCAGGGCATGCAGCCGATCGGCTGGTCGGTGGACACCGAGGACTGGCGCACCCCGGGTGTCGACACCATCTTCCAGAACTACAAGCGGCAGTTCAGCGGCGGCGGCGTGATCCTCATGCACGACGGCTCGCAGGAGAACGACCGCAGCCAGAGCGTCGCGGCGATGGACCAGATCCTCAGCGACCTGGCCAACAACAACTTCACCGACGACGTTCCGGCCGTTCGCTGA
- a CDS encoding glycoside hydrolase family 16 protein gives MLALTGCELPASPSPPPSSPSWQLAWSDEFDGAAGAAPDPGKWGFDRGGEPQWGNEEWQYYTDRRENVSLDGSGNLAITARRESLPGMAPCEAGTCDITSGRITTKERFARAYGRFEARIRVPTGSGLWPAFWMTGADIDQHPWPANGEIDVMEVLGNDPATVHGTAHGPGSGDSGIGGSIGLPAGARLSDGFHTY, from the coding sequence GTGCTGGCGCTGACAGGCTGTGAGCTGCCCGCGAGCCCGTCCCCGCCTCCTTCCTCCCCGTCCTGGCAACTGGCGTGGTCGGACGAGTTCGACGGTGCGGCCGGCGCCGCGCCAGACCCGGGCAAGTGGGGCTTCGACCGCGGCGGCGAGCCGCAGTGGGGCAACGAGGAGTGGCAGTACTACACCGACCGGCGCGAGAACGTGTCGCTCGACGGATCCGGCAACCTCGCGATCACCGCCCGGAGGGAGAGCCTGCCGGGGATGGCGCCGTGCGAGGCGGGAACCTGTGACATCACTTCCGGCAGGATCACCACCAAGGAGCGGTTCGCCCGCGCGTACGGGCGGTTCGAGGCCCGGATCCGCGTTCCCACGGGGTCGGGGCTGTGGCCGGCGTTCTGGATGACGGGTGCGGACATCGACCAGCACCCGTGGCCCGCCAACGGCGAGATCGACGTCATGGAGGTCCTTGGCAACGATCCCGCCACCGTCCACGGAACGGCACATGGTCCCGGAAGCGGGGACAGCGGCATCGGCGGCAGCATCGGGCTCCCCGCCGGGGCGCGGCTCAGCGACGGCTTCCACACCTACTGA
- a CDS encoding muconolactone Delta-isomerase family protein, whose translation MNEFLVEITTTVPEGTPAEEVDRRRAAEAVRARELAAAGRLARLWRPVGELRSIGIWRAADEDELREKVLGTLPLRPWMTLTVTALESHPNDPARWAPSGCS comes from the coding sequence CTGAACGAGTTCCTGGTCGAGATCACCACCACCGTGCCCGAAGGCACCCCCGCGGAGGAGGTCGACCGCCGCCGCGCCGCCGAGGCCGTCCGCGCCCGCGAACTGGCCGCTGCCGGCCGCCTGGCGAGGCTGTGGCGCCCGGTCGGCGAGCTGCGCAGCATCGGCATCTGGCGGGCCGCAGACGAGGACGAGCTCCGCGAGAAGGTGCTCGGCACCCTCCCGCTGCGACCGTGGATGACCCTCACCGTGACCGCCTTGGAATCCCACCCCAACGACCCGGCCCGCTGGGCGCCGTCGGGCTGCTCCTGA
- a CDS encoding chitosanase, whose translation MRRIRVQCLSAVVAASVVLAGSAALAGRPPAAAVAQRASADGGMTDDQHRRADQLISIFENSTTEIQYGYAQDLGDGRGVTAGRAGFTTSDGDALQVIQAYTGLVPDNPLARFIPELQRLAAAGSADTSGLPEADYLAAWQQAANDAVFRQVQDEQVAQRYFAPAMADAGQLGLSTALARAELYDASIQHGNGSAYDALPALISRTDDKVGAPAAVGEAAWLDAFFDVRIDDLLNPANSATKDEWSKSVDRVECLRRIARSGNHNLDGPLTVTAFGSSYTLA comes from the coding sequence ATGCGCCGTATCCGCGTACAGTGCCTCAGCGCGGTCGTCGCCGCCTCGGTGGTCCTCGCCGGTTCGGCCGCGCTCGCCGGCCGTCCCCCCGCGGCCGCCGTGGCACAGCGCGCCTCCGCTGACGGCGGCATGACGGATGATCAGCACCGCCGGGCCGACCAGCTGATCAGCATCTTCGAGAACAGCACGACCGAGATCCAGTACGGCTATGCGCAGGACCTCGGCGACGGCCGGGGCGTGACGGCGGGCCGGGCCGGCTTCACCACGAGCGACGGCGACGCGCTCCAGGTGATCCAGGCCTACACCGGTCTGGTGCCGGACAACCCGCTCGCCCGGTTCATCCCCGAACTCCAGCGACTGGCCGCCGCCGGCAGTGCCGACACCTCGGGCCTGCCCGAGGCCGACTACCTCGCCGCCTGGCAACAGGCGGCAAACGACGCGGTATTCCGCCAGGTGCAGGACGAGCAGGTCGCCCAGCGGTACTTCGCCCCCGCCATGGCCGACGCCGGCCAGCTCGGCCTCAGCACCGCGCTGGCCCGCGCCGAGCTGTACGACGCCTCGATCCAGCACGGCAACGGCAGCGCGTACGACGCACTGCCCGCGCTCATCAGCCGGACCGACGACAAGGTCGGCGCGCCGGCCGCCGTGGGCGAGGCGGCATGGCTGGACGCGTTCTTCGACGTCCGGATCGACGACCTGCTGAACCCCGCCAACTCCGCCACCAAGGACGAGTGGTCGAAGTCGGTCGACCGGGTCGAGTGCTTGCGCCGGATCGCCCGGAGCGGCAACCACAACCTCGACGGCCCGCTCACCGTCACCGCCTTCGGCTCCAGCTACACCCTCGCCTGA
- a CDS encoding endo alpha-1,4 polygalactosaminidase — MSRVLSRRSVVALTASTVIASFLTTACSGGGSSEEAPSSSQGTPAATGAPSGEPGGRPSQVTLPPVHAGIDYQLGGPSTPAPGVTVLARDHTAPPAQGSYNICYLNGFQAQPGAEKEWEADLLLRDQAGKVVMDKEWGEAMLDIHTEAKRKRIGQKLNTWIDECAAKGYQAVEADNYDTYTRAPDGLLTADDAKAFLSLLAAHAHEKGLAVGQKNTPELAPARKEVGADFAVAEECGQYNECGDYTAAFGDHVIVIEYTDSGMKTACRGWGDRISIVRRDKKLVPAGSVGHLRQTCGTS; from the coding sequence GTGAGCAGGGTTCTCTCCCGGCGCTCGGTCGTGGCCCTGACGGCATCAACCGTCATCGCCTCGTTTCTCACCACCGCCTGTTCGGGCGGCGGGAGTTCCGAGGAGGCGCCCTCATCGTCCCAGGGGACACCGGCCGCGACCGGCGCGCCTTCGGGCGAACCCGGCGGGCGACCGTCCCAGGTGACGCTTCCCCCGGTGCACGCGGGCATCGACTACCAGCTCGGTGGTCCCTCCACCCCCGCGCCGGGTGTGACCGTCCTCGCCCGTGACCACACGGCGCCGCCCGCGCAGGGCAGCTACAACATCTGCTACCTCAACGGCTTCCAGGCCCAGCCCGGTGCGGAGAAGGAGTGGGAGGCCGACCTGCTGCTCCGTGACCAGGCCGGGAAGGTCGTCATGGACAAGGAATGGGGGGAGGCGATGCTGGACATCCACACCGAAGCCAAGCGCAAGCGGATCGGGCAGAAGCTGAACACCTGGATCGACGAGTGCGCGGCCAAGGGGTACCAGGCCGTCGAAGCCGACAACTACGACACGTACACCCGGGCGCCGGACGGGCTGCTGACCGCGGACGACGCCAAGGCGTTCCTGTCCCTGCTCGCGGCGCACGCGCACGAGAAGGGCTTGGCCGTCGGTCAGAAGAACACCCCGGAGCTCGCCCCGGCCCGCAAGGAGGTCGGCGCCGACTTCGCGGTGGCGGAGGAGTGTGGCCAGTACAACGAGTGCGGCGACTACACCGCCGCGTTCGGCGACCATGTGATCGTGATCGAGTACACCGACTCCGGCATGAAGACCGCGTGCCGAGGCTGGGGAGACAGGATCAGCATCGTGCGGCGGGACAAGAAGCTCGTGCCCGCAGGCAGTGTGGGACACCTCCGCCAGACATGCGGCACGTCCTGA